In a genomic window of Rhinolophus ferrumequinum isolate MPI-CBG mRhiFer1 chromosome 2, mRhiFer1_v1.p, whole genome shotgun sequence:
- the GPR87 gene encoding G-protein coupled receptor 87: protein MGLNLTLAKLPDNELHSQGSHPPSNTSDGPGRNTTIHNEFDTIVLPVLYLVIFVASILLNGLAVWIFFHIRNKTSFIFYLKNIVVADLVMTLTFPFRIVHDAGFGPWYFKFILCRYTSVLFYANMYTSIVFLGLISIDRYLKVVKPFGDSRMYSLTFTKVLSICVWVITAVLSLPNIILTNGQLTKDNIHNCMKLKSPLGVKWHNAVIYVNSCLFVAVLVILIGCYIAISRYIHKSSRQFISQSSRKRKHNQSIRVVVAVFFTCFLPYHLCRMPFTFSHLDRQLDEYAHKILYYCKEMTLFLSACNVCLDPIIYFFMCRSFSRRLFKKSNIRTRSESIRSLQSVRRSEVRIYYDYTDV, encoded by the coding sequence ATAATGAGCTGCACAGCCAAGGGAGTCACCCTCCAAGTAACACGAGCGACGGCCCCGGGAGGAACACCACCATCCACAATGAATTCGACACCATCGTCTTGCCTGTGCTTTACCTCGTTATATTTGTGGCAAGCATTTTGCTGAATGGTCTAGCGGTGTGGATCTTCTTCCACATCAGGAATAAAACGAGCTTCATATTCTATCTCAAAAACATAGTGGTTGCTGACCTCGTAATGACGCTGACCTTTCCATTCCGAATAGTCCATGATGCAGGATTTGGACCTTGGTACTTCAAGTTTATCCTCTGCAGATACACTTCggttttattttatgcaaacaTGTATACTTCCATCGTGTTTCTTGGACTGATAAGCATTGATCGCTATCTCAAAGTGGTAAAGCCATTTGGGGACTCTCGCATGTACAGCCTCACCTTTACGAAGGTTTTATCTATTTGTGTTTGGGTGATCACAGCTGTTTTGTCCTTGCCAAACATCATCCTAACAAATGGTCAACTCACTAAAGACAATATTCACAATTGCATGAAACTGAAAAGTCCCCTGGGAGTCAAATGGCACAATGCAGTCATTTATGTCAACAGCTGCTTGTTTGTGGCTGTGCTGGTGATCCTAATCGGATGTTACATAGCCATATCCCGGTACATCCATAAATCCAGCAGGCAGTTCATAAGCCAGTCTAGTCGAAAGCGAAAACATAACCAAAGCATTCGGGTGGTCGTGGCTGTATTTTTTACCTGCTTTCTACCCTATCACCTGTGCAGAATGCCTTTTACTTTTAGTCATTTAGACAGACAGTTAGATGAATATGCACACAAAATCCTGTACTACTGCAAAGAAATGACACTTTTCTTGTCTGCGTGCAATGTGTGCTTGGATCcaataatttactttttcatgTGTAGGTCATTTTCAAGAAGGCTATTCAAGAAGTCAAATATCAGAACAAGGAGCGAAAGCATCAGATCACTGCAAAGTGTCAGAAGATCAGAAGTCCGCATATATTATGATTATACTGATGTGTAG